A DNA window from Bacteroidia bacterium contains the following coding sequences:
- a CDS encoding T9SS type A sorting domain-containing protein: MDVKQTTDSGFIVVSIIYDTIVYKYNIYLIKTDTAGDTIWTKQYFSQYEQVIYSVQQTIDNGYIMTGYSNTAVGRSLYLIKTDYTGNTLWTRRYNPNINNYGYFVRQTKDGGFIICGATSTGSYIIKTDSLGMVGNGTGIAEVNNPFDFSVYPNPSSGNFTFEVKGIPRKNANLKIYNVLNQTVYTGTLSSYKKESVDLHHLPNGIYIATLYYGARTISEKVIIHK, encoded by the coding sequence ATGGATGTGAAACAAACTACTGACAGTGGATTTATTGTGGTCTCTATTATTTATGATACTATAGTTTATAAGTATAATATTTATTTAATCAAGACGGATACTGCAGGTGATACAATATGGACAAAGCAATATTTCAGCCAATATGAACAAGTAATTTATTCAGTACAACAAACAATTGATAACGGATATATTATGACCGGATATTCAAATACAGCAGTTGGAAGAAGCTTGTATTTGATAAAGACAGACTATACAGGCAACACACTGTGGACAAGAAGGTATAACCCAAACATTAATAATTACGGCTATTTTGTTCGGCAAACCAAAGATGGAGGATTTATTATTTGTGGGGCAACATCCACAGGAAGTTACATCATCAAAACAGACAGCCTTGGCATGGTAGGCAACGGCACAGGTATTGCCGAAGTAAATAATCCTTTCGATTTCAGTGTTTATCCAAACCCTTCATCCGGTAATTTTACATTCGAGGTTAAAGGAATTCCGAGAAAAAATGCTAACCTAAAAATTTATAATGTCCTTAATCAAACTGTTTATACCGGCACATTGAGCAGTTATAAGAAAGAAAGCGTTGACCTGCATCATCTGCCCAACGGAATATACATAGCCACGCTTTATTATGGTGCAAGAACAATATCAGAAAAAGTAATAATTCACAAATAA